The Malus domestica chromosome 10, GDT2T_hap1 nucleotide sequence tttTGAAAGAACAAGGCCCAAGCAAGTTGGGGCAACAATGATGACAGGTCCAGTTCTAGTTGGTATCACACAGTCTTATCTTGATGCTCTTAATAAAGGCGCGGTGCCTACCATATCCTCTTCATGGCAGGTTTGTGTTCATCCTGAACTCCCTTTATGATTGGTATGAAATTAGAGGGTCGATAGAAACTTTACCCTAACTAAATATTTATGAGGCATCATGTGATTCTTCTTACTCTGCAGAGTGTTGAAGAAGATGGTTGCCGAAGAGCATATGATTCTGCTCTTGAGGTGTATAAGTCTGCTTTTCAGCGTCCAAAAGATCCCGAAGAAGTAAGTTGTGCATTATGCCTTAATTGTTGTTGAATATACTGTTTTCTAAGTCCATATGTTGTAGGCTGCATTCAGGGAAGCACATGAAAAGGCAGTTCATAGATCATTGGCTGCGTTCAATGATGGTGCTGTAGGAGTTGGTCCACCAAGGAAGAAGTATGAGGCGGAGCTCCACAAAAAGTTGAAAAAGGAGTTTGAGGTACAGTGCAATGTAAAGCAAAATTTATAATTAGTAGGTTGTTGACACACATATCGCTGAACTGCATATACATCCATGCTATCCACAGTACAAGTAATGGGTTTTGGCAATAGTATTCTTGCCTCAGTTGAATTCTTTCTGACAATAAATAGTTTAGTGACAATAGCTCACTTATCATGCATTTATTCGTTCTTGTTAACTCATCCCTTGTATACTTGGTCTTATTTTGTTTAAATTGGCTACTGACACAGGATTGTAAAAAGAATGCATATATGGAGGCAGAGTTGCACTGTTCAAATGCCATACAAATCATGGAAAGGAAGCTGAGAACAGCATGCCATGCTAGTGATGCTAATATTGATAATGTTGGGAAGGTAAACAACAGTGGGTTGCTTCTGTGGTCTTTTAACATTTTcattaatgtttttttaatatttgaattttctttttctaggtTCTTGATGGTCTTCTATCCGACTATGAAGCAGCAAGTCATGGTCCAGCAAAATGGCAGAAACTGACCATGTTCTTACAGAAGAGGTTTGCCAATTGTCTTTATTTCCTTctttttgattaatgtatgagTGCATATTAACGGATTGGACAAAATCCAAATTCACAGTTTTGAAGGGCCAATACTTGACCTCGTCAAGAGACTGATTGACCAAGCTGGGTCAGAGAAGAATACCCTCATGTTGAGGTGCCGCTCATTAGAAGATAAGTTGGGGTTACTTAACAAGCAGCTGGAGTCTAGTGAGAAGTCGAAGTCTGAATATCTTAAGCGTTATGAGGATGCTATCAATGACAAGAAGAAGCTAGCTGATGAATATATGGGCCGCATAAATAACTTGCAGAGTAATCACAGTTCATTGGGTGAGAGATGTTCTGGCTTGATTAAAACATTGGATTCTGCAAAGCAGGAATCCTTAGAGtggaaaagaaaatatgaacATGTCTTATCAAGGCAGAAGGCTGAGGAAGATCAATGGAGTTCTGAAATTGCAATTCTCAAGTCCCGATGCAGTGCTGGTGAAGCAAGGCTGGCTGCTGCTCGGGAACAAGCTCAGTCTGCTCAAGAGGAGGCTGAGGAGTGGAAACGCAAGTATGACAATGCTTTTAGAGAAGCAAAAGCTGCTCTGGAGAAGGCTGCAACTGTCCAAGAGCGTTCAAGTAAGGAAACTCAGAAGAGAGAAGATGCTTTGAGGGCAGAATTCGCTGATACTCTGGCTGATAAGgtgatcctctctctctctctctcacacacacacgcacagagacagAGAAACACATACAAACACGCACATTCACATGCACACTCCAATTCTCTAGTTTCTTATGGGATTctgacttgtttttcttgttgATTAATATTTAGGAGGAGGAAATAAAGGATAAGACGGCAAAGATTGAACATGCAGAGCAGTGCTTGACAACTCTAAGGTTAGAATTGAAGGTGAGTTTGAATCTTGACACTTTGTAAGAATTGTTTTATGAGTTTGAATCTTCTCAACTCTCAGATTATAGTTCCATATCATTTGGTTATGCTCACAGTTACACACAGTTGGGAGGTTAACAGTGGGGTGGTTGTGCTAAGACTATTCTGATTGGTTAttttaaagttccctaaaaatcATTGAAATTCGATCAAGAAGAATTCTTATTTTGCATGAGTTTTCTTCTCGTGTGGTTGCCTGTTTCAACACATATTTATCAATGATGTGATTGTTAACAATTGCACATCATTTGCAGGCTGCCCAATCGAAAGTAGATAGCTATGATGCTGAAACATCATCCATGAAGCTTGAAATAAAGGAGTTAAGTAAAAAATTAGAAGCTACAAATGCAAAGGCCCACtcatttgagagagagaaaaagatacTGGAGCAGGAGAAGATATATCTGGAGCAGAAGTACGAATCTGATATAAAAAGATTtgacgaagtgcaagaaaggtGCAAAATTGCTGAAAAGGAAGCAACAAGAGCAACTGATATTGCTGATAGAGCACGGGCTCAAGCAGATACTGCTCAGAAGGAAAAGAGTGAGATGCAGAGATTGGCAATGGAAAGATTGGCTCAAATTGAGAGGGCTGAGAGGCTTATTGAAAGTTTGCAAAGGGAAAAAAGAGACTTGGATAATGAACTAGACAGAATTCGTGTATCAGAGATGGAAGCTCATTCGAAAGTTACCCTACTGGAGGGAAGAGTTGAAGAACGAGAGAAAGAAATAGAATTGCTTTTGAAATCAAA carries:
- the LOC103446367 gene encoding uncharacterized protein, whose protein sequence is MMKFFRGKDDSSPPSPSQSFSPSPSRSVTGPPRPIRLVYCDENGKFRMDQEAVSMLQLVKEPIGIVAVCGRARQGKSFILNQLLGRSGGFQVASTHRPCTKGLWLWSAPFKRTALDGTEYNLLLLDTEGIDAFDQTETYSTQIFSLAVLLSSMFIYNQMGGIDEGSLDRISLVTQMSKHIRVKASGGTTASEIGQFSPIFVWLLRDFYLNLSEDSGRITPRDYLELALKPVEDRKRDVVAKNEIRASIRALFPDRECFTLVRPLNDEHDLQRLDEIRLDKLRPEFRAGLDALTKFVFERTRPKQVGATMMTGPVLVGITQSYLDALNKGAVPTISSSWQSVEEDGCRRAYDSALEVYKSAFQRPKDPEEAAFREAHEKAVHRSLAAFNDGAVGVGPPRKKYEAELHKKLKKEFEDCKKNAYMEAELHCSNAIQIMERKLRTACHASDANIDNVGKVLDGLLSDYEAASHGPAKWQKLTMFLQKSFEGPILDLVKRLIDQAGSEKNTLMLRCRSLEDKLGLLNKQLESSEKSKSEYLKRYEDAINDKKKLADEYMGRINNLQSNHSSLGERCSGLIKTLDSAKQESLEWKRKYEHVLSRQKAEEDQWSSEIAILKSRCSAGEARLAAAREQAQSAQEEAEEWKRKYDNAFREAKAALEKAATVQERSSKETQKREDALRAEFADTLADKEEEIKDKTAKIEHAEQCLTTLRLELKAAQSKVDSYDAETSSMKLEIKELSKKLEATNAKAHSFEREKKILEQEKIYLEQKYESDIKRFDEVQERCKIAEKEATRATDIADRARAQADTAQKEKSEMQRLAMERLAQIERAERLIESLQREKRDLDNELDRIRVSEMEAHSKVTLLEGRVEEREKEIELLLKSNNEQRTSTVQVLQGLLESERAAHADANNRADHLSHQLQLAQSQLDSLQQELTSVRLNETALDSKLRTTSRGKRSRVDDYEMGMDSVQDVEMSDRILRVNKRSRSTTSPHTQKEDGGSVFKGDDDTRSQQTNSEDYKKFTVAKIKQELTKHNFGAEVLELRSNASKKDWLDLYEKCILQKL